The Natranaerovirga hydrolytica genome contains the following window.
GCATTATAACACCTCTCAAATTTTGTGATAGCTATCAATTAATTAAAATTATATGCAAAGCAACATGTAATGTCAAATAGGTGGATTTTAAAGACGTAGATAAAGTTTGGATCCTGTTTACAAAAAGCAAAATAATATGTTATCATTACTCAGTAAATAAATGCTGGAGGATATACGATGAAACTAAAAATGATAGTGTTAATAATTATAGCCATTATGTTAGTAGGTTGTGGTAATAATTTAGAGCGGAAGTCAGAATTAAATTATGGTCTAGGGACTTTGAATAGAATTACAATATACGATGAATCCAATAATGACTCAAGGGAATTGTTTAAAGAAATGTTTGAGGTCATTAATGAGGTTGAAAGGGTTTTTAGCAAGAATTTATCTGAGAGTGAAGTATCTAAGATTAATAACCATTCAGGATTAGAAAAAGTACAGGTTTCAGAAGAAGTCACATATGTTGTGTCCAGAAGTATAGAGCATGCCAAAATGTCCAAGGGCATATTCGATGTGACCATTGGACCCATTATCAATTTATGGGATATTGGTGGAGACGCACCAAGAGTCCCTACAAAGGAAGAAATTCAAGACTTATTGGAATTAGTAAATTATACAAAGATTGAATTAGATGAAGATAATCATACAGTGAAGTTATTAGAAGAAAATATGGTTTTAGATTTAGGTGGTATAGCAAAAGGTTATGCAGCGGATCAAGTTGCCTTATATATGAAAGAAAATGGTATAGAGCATGGCATCGTAAATTTAGGTGGAGACATTGTAACAATAGGAGCAAAGCCGGATAACGAACCTTGGGCAATAGGCTTACAAGATCCTCAATCAGGTAGTGGAGAAAGTATTGGTGCATTATTATTAGAAGATGAAAGTGTGGTAACATCAGGAATATATGAACGATATATAGAAGAACAAGATGCTTTTTATCATCATATGATTGACCCTAATACAGGATATCCTTTTGAAAATGAATTGCTAAGCGTTACCATCATATCAGAACTGGCAATAGATGCTGACGCATTATCTACAGCAGCTTTTGGAATGGGATTAAAAGACGGCTATGCATTTATTGAATCCTTAGAGGAAGTAAAAGGAATATTTATAACAGAAGATAATGAGATTTATCTAACCTCTGGTGTGGAGGATATATTTCAACTGACCAATACAAAAAGTTATATGATAAAAGAAATGCAATAAAAAAACCGTGAATCCCACGGTTTTCTTATTGCGTAGAAATTAATTATTTAATGCTTCAGCCACTAATTCTAAAAACACATCTACTGTAATCGTAGCACCAGTGATTTCGTCGGCTACACCACTATCAGATAAAGCAATAGCAGTTGGGTCTTGAACCTCTAATAAATGACTTTCTGCAAGAGCAGCTTGCTCGTGCCATTCAGATTGTGCGCCACCACGTTCAACCATGCCATAAGTACCTTCTTCGGCAGCTTGTTTTTTAGTAATGTCGCCTTCTTCTGGAAGACCATCCCAATTAGCA
Protein-coding sequences here:
- a CDS encoding FAD:protein FMN transferase; protein product: MKLKMIVLIIIAIMLVGCGNNLERKSELNYGLGTLNRITIYDESNNDSRELFKEMFEVINEVERVFSKNLSESEVSKINNHSGLEKVQVSEEVTYVVSRSIEHAKMSKGIFDVTIGPIINLWDIGGDAPRVPTKEEIQDLLELVNYTKIELDEDNHTVKLLEENMVLDLGGIAKGYAADQVALYMKENGIEHGIVNLGGDIVTIGAKPDNEPWAIGLQDPQSGSGESIGALLLEDESVVTSGIYERYIEEQDAFYHHMIDPNTGYPFENELLSVTIISELAIDADALSTAAFGMGLKDGYAFIESLEEVKGIFITEDNEIYLTSGVEDIFQLTNTKSYMIKEMQ